One genomic segment of Microbacterium hydrocarbonoxydans includes these proteins:
- a CDS encoding (2Fe-2S)-binding protein, which produces MTRTRTDDIEPATGIEFDGTPVPFTPGQTIGGALAGAGIVSWRTTRRDHAPRGLFCGIGVCFDCLVTVDGVRSQRACLVEACAGQVVQSSDPDEPLSLSELSSGASEQSEASESTQSAGPSAQEPHV; this is translated from the coding sequence ATGACCCGCACGCGCACAGACGACATCGAACCCGCCACCGGCATCGAGTTCGACGGCACACCGGTGCCGTTCACTCCGGGGCAGACGATCGGCGGTGCCCTCGCCGGGGCCGGCATCGTCTCGTGGCGCACGACCCGCCGCGACCACGCCCCACGCGGACTCTTCTGCGGCATCGGAGTGTGCTTCGACTGCCTCGTGACCGTCGACGGCGTGCGCAGCCAGCGCGCCTGCCTGGTCGAGGCGTGCGCGGGGCAGGTCGTGCAGAGCTCCGACCCCGACGAGCCGCTGTCGCTGTCGGAGCTGTCGTCCGGGGCGTCCGAGCAGTCCGAGGCGTCCGAGTCGACGCAGTCCGCCGGCCCGAGCGCACAGGAGCCTCATGTCTGA
- a CDS encoding NAD(P)/FAD-dependent oxidoreductase: MSEQSIPASDQPLADVAVVGAGPAGLSAAVVAAEHGLQVVLIDAGRQTGGQYWRHPDERHRDAFVAPESTGHHHWNHYTDLRDRLAASVASGRIRHLAGRQVWRTDGFDDRVALRTSAVSGADALPLAERTTWARRLVIATGAYDRQLPVPGWTLPGVMAAGGVQAMLKANQVRAGRRAVVAGTGPFLLSVAAGLAEAGVEVVEVVDANALSRWAATPLRALQEPGKLWEGVQYATTFLRHRVPLRTRTVVTAVRGTGRASEVELARVDGKGRVRPGSTRTVAADLVAFGWGFTPQLELAVGLGLRTRIDVDGSLVIDVDDDLRASDPLVFAAGEVTGIGGAIASCAEGELAGSAVAQDLGVSTDARRMARHRRRLRRGRRFAIGMHRASPVPDAWNEWLTPETHICRCEEVTAAEVTDAVDGLRADDARDVRVTARPGMGLCQGRVCGFALSKLVATGTGGVVDAPALESLTNRQVGVPVSLGDLAALVPHHPNQEES, encoded by the coding sequence ATGTCTGAGCAGAGCATCCCGGCATCCGATCAGCCTCTCGCCGACGTCGCGGTCGTCGGCGCCGGCCCCGCGGGGCTGAGCGCGGCGGTCGTCGCCGCCGAACACGGCCTGCAGGTCGTGTTGATCGACGCGGGGCGCCAGACCGGCGGACAGTACTGGCGTCACCCCGACGAGCGTCATCGTGACGCCTTCGTCGCGCCCGAGAGCACCGGCCACCACCACTGGAACCACTACACCGACCTGCGCGACCGGCTCGCGGCATCCGTGGCATCAGGTCGCATCCGCCATCTCGCCGGACGCCAGGTGTGGCGCACCGACGGCTTCGACGACAGGGTGGCGCTGCGCACCAGCGCAGTGAGCGGCGCCGACGCTCTGCCCCTCGCCGAGCGCACCACGTGGGCGCGACGGCTCGTGATCGCGACCGGCGCCTACGACCGACAGCTGCCCGTGCCCGGATGGACGCTGCCCGGGGTCATGGCCGCCGGCGGCGTGCAGGCGATGCTCAAGGCCAACCAGGTGCGAGCCGGGCGTCGCGCCGTGGTGGCGGGCACCGGGCCCTTCCTGCTGTCGGTCGCCGCGGGACTCGCCGAGGCCGGGGTCGAGGTGGTCGAGGTCGTCGACGCCAATGCGCTGTCGCGCTGGGCGGCCACTCCGCTGCGTGCGCTGCAGGAGCCGGGCAAGCTGTGGGAGGGCGTGCAGTACGCCACCACCTTCCTGCGTCACCGAGTGCCCCTGCGCACGCGGACTGTCGTCACGGCGGTGCGCGGCACCGGGCGGGCGTCCGAGGTCGAGCTGGCCCGCGTCGACGGCAAGGGGCGCGTGCGTCCCGGCTCGACGCGCACCGTGGCCGCCGACCTCGTCGCCTTCGGCTGGGGCTTCACCCCGCAGCTCGAGCTGGCCGTCGGACTGGGCCTGCGCACCCGCATCGATGTCGACGGATCGCTCGTGATCGACGTCGACGACGACCTGCGCGCATCCGATCCGCTCGTCTTCGCCGCGGGGGAGGTCACCGGCATCGGCGGAGCCATCGCATCGTGCGCCGAGGGCGAGCTCGCGGGATCCGCGGTCGCACAGGATCTCGGCGTCTCGACCGACGCCCGACGGATGGCACGGCATCGCCGGCGTCTGCGTCGGGGGCGGCGCTTCGCGATCGGCATGCACCGAGCCAGCCCCGTTCCCGACGCGTGGAATGAGTGGCTGACCCCCGAGACCCACATCTGCCGCTGCGAAGAGGTGACCGCGGCCGAGGTGACCGACGCGGTCGACGGGCTCCGCGCCGACGACGCCAGAGACGTGCGGGTCACCGCCCGCCCCGGCATGGGGCTCTGCCAGGGGCGGGTGTGCGGATTCGCCCTCTCCAAGCTCGTCGCCACCGGCACCGGAGGCGTCGTCGACGCCCCCGCCCTCGAATCCTTGACCAATCGACAGGTGGGCGTGCCCGTGTCGCTCGGCGACCTCGCCGCGCTCGTGCCGCACCACCCGAACCAGGAGGAGTCATGA
- a CDS encoding beta-L-arabinofuranosidase domain-containing protein yields the protein MSGDAAAGRRRLALRVPEWVSGRTVTLLRDGETVDAVVDDGWILIDDALVDGAEIELRLPVEVDVIHPHPLIDAVRGTVAVRRGPVVYCAVGDADDLMVDADALAARPVARTGGAAGGLLGPRITVAAHRVRTGGAQALYARGVDRATSDEIVVELRPFAEFDGGTAMRVWMPTSGR from the coding sequence GTGAGTGGAGACGCCGCCGCGGGGCGTCGACGACTGGCCCTTCGCGTGCCGGAATGGGTGTCAGGCCGCACGGTCACGCTGCTCCGCGACGGCGAGACCGTGGATGCGGTCGTCGACGACGGGTGGATCCTGATCGACGACGCGCTCGTCGACGGCGCCGAGATCGAGCTGCGGCTGCCGGTGGAAGTCGACGTCATCCACCCGCATCCGCTCATCGACGCCGTGCGGGGAACCGTCGCCGTCCGACGCGGACCGGTCGTCTACTGCGCGGTCGGTGACGCCGATGATCTGATGGTCGACGCGGACGCTCTGGCCGCCAGGCCTGTCGCGCGGACGGGAGGCGCTGCGGGTGGCCTTCTCGGACCGCGGATCACCGTCGCGGCGCACCGGGTGCGAACCGGCGGTGCGCAGGCGCTGTATGCACGCGGGGTCGACCGCGCAACATCCGACGAGATCGTGGTCGAGCTGCGGCCGTTCGCGGAGTTCGACGGCGGCACGGCAATGCGGGTGTGGATGCCGACGTCGGGGCGCTGA
- a CDS encoding aldehyde dehydrogenase family protein, with protein MRTLSAGARSEADADADAGAPSPVLLETSIATLRDEMHTLMSEMFGPAALVVTYDDENELLDIADSLEGQLTATIIGEDDDEIAVDLLPKLSERAGRVLWNQWPTGVSVTWAQQHGGPYPATTAVGSTSVGMAAITRFLRPVAYQNVPESLLPDALKEANPLGIARRVDGILIQP; from the coding sequence GTGCGCACGCTCTCCGCCGGTGCGAGGTCGGAGGCGGATGCGGATGCGGATGCCGGTGCTCCGTCTCCCGTGCTGCTCGAGACGTCGATCGCGACTCTGCGCGACGAGATGCACACGCTCATGAGCGAGATGTTCGGTCCTGCGGCGCTGGTGGTGACCTACGACGACGAGAACGAGCTGCTCGACATCGCCGACAGCCTCGAGGGGCAGCTGACCGCCACGATCATCGGCGAAGACGACGACGAGATCGCCGTCGACCTTCTTCCCAAGCTGTCGGAGCGGGCGGGACGCGTGCTCTGGAACCAGTGGCCCACCGGAGTGTCGGTGACCTGGGCGCAGCAGCACGGCGGCCCGTACCCGGCGACGACAGCCGTCGGCTCGACCTCGGTGGGAATGGCGGCGATCACCCGGTTCCTGCGGCCCGTTGCCTACCAGAACGTTCCCGAGAGCCTGCTGCCGGATGCCCTCAAAGAGGCGAACCCTCTCGGCATCGCGCGCCGGGTCGATGGCATCCTCATCCAGCCCTGA